Proteins from one Maniola hyperantus chromosome 25, iAphHyp1.2, whole genome shotgun sequence genomic window:
- the LOC117993829 gene encoding uncharacterized protein produces the protein MLVKSVFMELRSRLRSCNVYITTNVDFKKDCNLKINIQSNCIVLNYYDNELKRYDSLSSIESLSDYSDDESDVTCVIPIQQFCSIIPNSMSCLKIEKNTVSFRILTEPKNGGNFYSEIISTNDLTKEIKVDKMNINFNSKEDIKIVCANCSNVISDGFVKFDRILELPTANLDMSEWFCHGHSHSSNYKPQNDVLQPNTLDFLYRLTFFIVNNTILSDEVNKFNCKRTVYHCNRCLAWLGVKNKNTVKLYNSDVKIHHDSNVKHIFSHEKPTQNVTIDDFIYTVESLTREFNLGLQYTMMCKIVLECTMSVSKKQYLLIWVMDKELQVLRNEEKCINSERVMLKSSFLTKILYKIELELNDEVETWLADPSVVNSDVSKSMFSQGLSHLEQMSLKVPESFRYTNGYTVSYLKA, from the coding sequence ATGCTTGTGAAAAGTGTTTTTATGGAACTCCGCTCCAGATTGCGGAGTTGCAACGTCTATATAACAACTAATGTAGATTTTAAAAAGGATTGCAATCTAAAAATCAACATACAATCCAATTGCATCGTACTAAATTACTACGATAACGAATTGAAGAGATACGACAGTTTGTCATCTATAGAAAGTCTGTCAGATTATTCAGACGATGAGTCAGATGTGACATGCGTTATTCCCATCCAACAATTCTGTTCTATAATACCGAATTCCATGTCATGTCTCAAAATCGAGAAAAACACTGTATCGTTCAGGATTTTGACGGAACCAAAGAACGGGGGCAACTTCTATTCGGAAATCATTTCAACGAATGACTTGACTAAAGAAATTAAAGTTGacaaaatgaatattaattTCAATTCCAAAGAAGACATAAAAATCGTATGTGCCAATTGTTCCAATGTCATTTCAGATGGTTTTGTCAAGTTTGACAGAATCCTGGAATTGCCAACGGCGAATTTGGATATGTCGGAATGGTTCTGTCATGGTCATTCCCACAGTTCCAACTATAAACCACAAAATGATGTCCTACAACCGAATactttagattttttatatagATTGACATTCTTCATAGTCAATAATACGATTTTGTCTGATGAAGTCAATAAGTTTAATTGTAAGCGAACAGTGTATCATTGCAACAGATGTCTAGCGTGGTTGGGTGTTAAGAATAAGAATACGGTTAAATTATACAACTCTGATGTTAAGATACATCACGATTCCAATGTTAAACATATCTTTAGTCACGAGAAACCGACTCAAAATGTCACAATCGATGATTTTATTTACACAGTAGAAAGTTTGACTCGTGAATTCAACCTCGGCCTGCAATATACAATGATGTGTAAAATCGTTTTAGAGTGTACCATGTCGGTGTCAAAAAAGCAATATCTTCTAATATGGGTGATGGATAAAGAGTTGCAAGTGTTGAGAAACGAAGAAAAATGTATTAACTCAGAACGAGTCATGTTAAAATCTAGTTTTTTGACTAAGATCTTGTATAAAATTGAGTTGGAACTCAATGACGAAGTTGAAACTTGGCTGGCGGACCCCAGCGTGGTCAATAGTGACGTATCAAAGAGCATGTTCAGCCAAGGCCTTAGTCACTTGGAGCAAATGTCTCTAAAAGTGCCGGAGTCCTTTCGATATACCAATGGATATACTGTCAGTTATTTGAAAGCTTGA
- the LOC117993835 gene encoding uncharacterized protein isoform X2 — protein sequence MTVKSTQTNSNKSVSLKHLLKLFVTNIKKNTQALKALKCSFENKSSSRKENYEQIFEIANSVNEKLEIVQKLRSDIKIYKTINTILTNHYIKLTRDHESSIDAKIINIENQILHTYENLRCDISKMADACVARDKHSNYISAPVQNIFMVGNDFKSNQFSELCIRNQMYNSIIHKIDDLFVGLAHQDRVKEEEQKDAETARLEEILTMCAEYERQIASGVPITPTEKRPHNKIITNGSLPRSVTLTNPNFVQTSDGYYKFETSHSRSSPVSQSLPIQRNLSSYENFDTSQSPKPECITPEVSITDNNYQNVGRMDELGIPVFDEMTRNDLSSPLMIRKLQNQSPIGSPYENVYYKNNIGFKPKSPNTQSPRTRIKTSFAHKNLPSPQYFIFPSPVDGTTKPFADTSINTTGNNSTGTKPNCEGIEKQLSLEEEIPMIDDADLTNDIEFRYSKIIEKNDDSTQNDTETDKTCIDLRYAKIDTLESKDETDENEVEYAMVKNKSFDDVKNELMADIPELEEFEKELKQNKREKMIRTITGDIKRMDVEDDSFITVLDETVEELKSKYENLKEERRKLVTQIHEIKCKMTEIRSQEDDILRELEMEKALIKGEYDSEIAILNIEQKKRAELVVRAKKIEEEIRQLKEKQELRHSEMKDRVEIATLKAERIEKDLKENKATLEELQNAQDILDNETKISEDLEFQHLEEESELLANREDLQNEIMLLSKKIEAQKTRILTLKSEANNNLTSALEETKVLQAEYVKLLNQVEHLTGKVQLIEKELKPVVAKLNDIERTQSPDSAFYTDQTRAKSGEFGSSPQSSDSDDLDVAKVSNFEDHTKLLKDKFNSIDQMSQSMIVDIERRVTTDLDDPIEVDSSPSKSSNSSKEKKGFWERNFDSLKRKSKDKKKSEKVDIMSQSLNENIFFNDNIEVDVSLDKFNSLRNSKKKDKKENGPVKSNSSSKIPTFAALGKIIKKDSLKRKEMNAQKDKDKERDKQIQNQNEEAEQNNVKIRYVKNFKPIIADNKYVKSKSLSPDKISSEAIKEEEESGGVCKRSERSAKMLHRKSCGDEPNVRSDFHKITDSGKIPSQDDIDRISKVTMDAPILSSDTDVSSLGKRTLDSLMEIERKRMEMLEEKGCQVIEDEREKISELKKRVQDETKKLWDQRAKEMRADSRHQHVSSDLAHLASAVDCEDRLGGGLDNVSFEDPFNVTNSTIYEESSGFMSSSIEEVRTSRTDSAEDDSRPLSRASDFSRDNVLCVGSAPRRSRRGLASEWQRPLTRYLPVDRDDFDLRRHVESAGHQVELCPYVTVNSASCRGYLHKLGAKFHTWSKRWFVFDRETKTFVYYWDKSEKKPRGGAYFQVIEEVYLDHGNTSKSPNPQTTFIVKTRQRRYYLMAPSGEAARIWIDVIFTGAQGYTEYLE from the exons ATGACTGTAAAATCAACACAAACGAACTCAAACAAAAGTGTATCACTCAAACATCTACTCAAACTCTTTGTTACAAACATCAAGAAGAACACTCAAGCTTTGAAAGCGTTAAAATGTTCTTTCGAAAACAAATCCAGCAGTCGAAAAGAAAACTACGAACAAATATTCGAAATAGCGAACTCTGTCAACGAAAAACTCGAAATTGTACAAAAACTTCGAAGCGACATCAAAATATACAAAACGATAAATACTATACTGACGAATCATTACATTAAATTGACTAGAGACCATGAAAGTAGCATCGATGCCAAAATAATTAACATCGAAAATCAGATTCTGCACACTTACGAAAACTTACGATGCGATatatccaagatggccgacgcCTGTGTTGCTAGAGACAAACATTCAAACTATATTTCTGCACCAGTGCAAAACATTTTTATGGTTGGCAATGATTTCAAAAGTAATCAGTTCAGTGAACTGTGCATTAGAAACCAGATGTATAATAGTATAATACACAAAATTGATgacttgtttgttggtttg GCGCACCAGGACAGAGTAAAGGAGGAGGAGCAGAAGGACGCGGAGACAGCGCGCCTGGAGGAGATACTGACCATGTGCGCCGAGTACGAGAGGCAGATCGCTTCAG GTGTGCCCATCACCCCCACGGAGAAGCGGCCTCACAACAAGATCATCACCAACGGGTCGTTGccgcgcagcgtcacgctcacCAACCCCAACTTCGTACAGACCAGCGATGGTTACTACAA gttcgaaactagtcacaGTAGAAGTTCTCCAGTTAGCCAATCGTTGCCCATACAGAGAAACCTATCGAGCTACGAAAACTTCGACACATCACAATCTCCTAAACCAGAATGTATCACCCCTGAAGTATCtataactgataataattaccAAAATGTGGGGAGAATGGACGAATTAGGTATCCCAGTGTTCGATGAGATGACACGAAACGATCTATCTAGTCCCTTAATGATAAGAAAGCTGCAAAACCAATCCCCCATAGGAAGCCCATACGAAAATGtctattacaaaaacaacataGGTTTCAAACCTAAGTCTCCTAACACGCAGAGTCCTAGAACAAGAATCAAAACATCGTTCGCACACAAGAATCTACCGTCTCCACAGTATTTCATATTCCCGTCTCCTGTCGACGGTACAACTAAACCGTTTGCCGATACGAGTATAAATACCACGGGTAATAATAGTACAGGTACAAAACCGAACTGTGAAGGTATCGAAAAACAGTTGAGTTTGGAAGAGGAAATACCTATGATCGATGATGCGGATTTGACGAACGATATCGAGTTTCGATACTCGAAAATAATCGAGAAAAACGACGATTCCACGCAAAATGATACCGAAACTGATAAAACTTGTATCGATTTAAGATATGCGAAAATCGATACGCTTGAATCGAAAGATGAAACAGACGAAAATGAAGTAGAATATGCgatggttaaaaataaaagtttcgaTGATGTGAAAAATGAGTTAATGGCTGACATACCGGAGTTGGAGGAATTCGAGAAGGAATTAAAGCAGAACAAGAGGGAGAAGATGATAAGAACGATTACAGGAGATATTAAGAGGATGGATGTGGAAGACGATTCGTTTATTACGGTTCTGGATGAAACGGTCGAAGAGTTGAAGTCCAAGTATGAGAACTTGaaggaagaaagaagaaagtTGGTCACGCAAATACACGAAATTAAATGTAAGATGACGGAAATCAGATCGCAGGAGGATGATATACTTAGAGAA TTGGAGATGGAGAAAGCCCTAATCAAAGGAGAGTACGACTCGGAGATCGCAATCCTGAACATAGAACAGAAGAAGAGAGCAGAGCTGGTGGTCAGGGCGAAGAAGATAGAAGAAGAGATTCGGCAGCTCAAGGAGAAGCAGGAGTTACGGCACAGTGAGATGAAGGACCGAGTGGAGATCGCCACTCTGAAGGCTGAAAG GATCGAAAAAGACTTAAAGGAGAACAAAGCGACACTGGAAGAGCTGCAGAACGCGCAGGACATCCTCGACAACGAGACCAAGATCTCCGAGGATCTGGAGTTCCAACATCTGGAGGAGGAATCCGAACT ATTAGCTAACAGAGAAGATTTACAAAACGAAATAATGCTCCTATCCAAGAAGATAGAAGCTCAAAAGACCAGAATTCTCACGCTCAAATCTGAAGCCAACAATAATCTGACATCAGCGTTAGAGGAAACCAAAGTGTTACAGGCAGAATACGTGAAGTTACTGAACCAAGTCGAACATTTAACTGGCAAAGTACAGTTAATTGAGAAAGAGTTAAAACCAGTGGTAGCTAAACTGAACGACATAGAGAGAACGCAGTCGCCCGATAGTGCCTTCTACACCGATCAGACGAGAGCCAAATCCGGCGAGTTCGGATCCTCGCCGCAGAGCTCGGACAGCGACGACCTAGATGTAGCTAAAGTATCCAATTTCGAAGATCACACCAAGCTACTGAAAGATAAATTTAATTCTATCGACCAAATGTCACAATCTATGATAGTGGATATAGAGAGGAGAGTTACAACAGATCTGGACGATCCGATAGAAGTCGACAGCAGTCCGTCCAAATCCTCCAACTCCTCCAAAGAAAAGAAAGGTTTCTGGGAGAGGAATTTCGATTCTCTGAAACGCAAGAGTAAAGATAAGAAAAAATCAGAAAAAGTCGATATAATGTCTCAAAGTTTGAACGAGAACATTTTCTTCAACGACAATATCGAAGTAGATGTATCGCTCGACAAATTCAATAGTTTAAGAAATTCCAAGAAGAAAGATAAAAAAGAAAACGGACCGGTCAAAAGTAATTCGTCGTCCAAAATACCAACCTTTGCAGCGTTAGGGAAAATTATCAAAAAGGACTCGTTGAAAAGAAAAGAGATGAACGCACAGAAGGATAAGGATAAAGAAAGAGACAAACAGATACAAAACCAAAACGAAGAAGCAGAGCAGAATAACGTTAAAATTCGTTACGTTAAAAACTTCAAACCGATAATAGCAGATAACAAGTATGTCAAGTCAAAATCGTTGTCACCAGATAAGATATCGAGTGAGGCTATCAAAGAGGAGGAGGAGAGTGGTGGTGTGTGCAAGAGGTCGGAGAGGAGTGCCAAGATGTTGCACAGGAAGAGTTGTGGAGACGAGCCCAATGTGAGGAGCGACTTCCACAAGATCACCGATTCTGGCAAGATCCCATCGCAAG ATGACATCGACCGGATATCCAAGGTGACGATGGACGCGCCCATCCTGTCCAGCGACACCGACGTCAGCTCGCTGGGCAAGAGGACCCTCGACAGCCTCATGGAGATCGAGAGGAAGCGGATGGAGATGCTGGAGGAGAAAG GTTGTCAAGTGATAGAAGACGAACGAGAGAAGATATCCGAACTGAAGAAACGGGTTCAGGACGAAACCAAGAAACTGTGGGACCAGCGCGCCAAGGAGATGAGAGCTGACAGCCGCCACCAACACGTCAGCAGCGACCTGGCACACCTGGCGAGCGCGGTGGACTGCGAGGACAGGCTCGGAGGCGGGCTGGACAACGTCAGCTTCGAAGATCCATTCAATGTTACCAATTCCACGATCTATGAAGAGAG TTCGGGGTTCATGTCGTCGTCCATAGAAGAG GTCCGCACCTCGCGCACGGACTCGGCGGAGGACGACAGCCGCCCGCTCAGCCGCGCCTCCGACTTCAGCAGGGACAATGTCT TGTGTGTGGGGAGCGCGCCTCGCCGCAGCCGGCGCGGGCTCGCCAGCGAGTGGCAGCGGCCCCTCACGCGCTACTTGCCCGTCGACCGCGACGACTTCGACTTGCGGAGACACGTCGAGTCCGCCG GTCACCAAGTGGAGCTGTGCCCCTACGTGACAGTGAACTCCGCGTCGTGTCGCGGCTACCTACATAAGCTGGGCGCCAAGTTTCACACGTGGTCCAAAAG GTGGTTTGTGTTCGACAGAGAAACCAAAACGTTCGTGTACTACTGGGACAAGAGCGAGAAGAAACCGCGCGGCGGCGCCTACTTCCAG GTGATAGAAGAAGTGTACCTCGACCACGGCAACACGTCCAAATCTCCCAACCCCCAAACTACTTTCATAGTAAAGACTAGACAAAGGCGCTACTACCTCATGGCGCCGTCCGGGGAAGCCGCCAGGATATGGATCGACGTTATATTCACCGGGGCACAGGGTTACACTGAATATTTGGAATGA